The Solenopsis invicta isolate M01_SB chromosome 12, UNIL_Sinv_3.0, whole genome shotgun sequence genome window below encodes:
- the LOC105202733 gene encoding uncharacterized protein LOC105202733 isoform X2 produces the protein MDFQNTNLFNVRLNLLSGNLLPMTDKSDKSSFSLFWKVLSIFLWLLILFYIISLIFAYFSVSNEIELSDGLDGLYVMEEIGFIICYSRILVQKTLLQQMIQKLNEALSIEDENMRCIVTTNLKPLKNPFRYCLVIGVGSTIFWCCSTLPLILERNTFYHADFVTPAAFSKEPFSVDVFVLGNVIILVCNIHFFLKIIGVDVYTTHLISLITAQYQYISSRLVLAFRNKKHPNNSNSRQGNSKVDSLTAKEIKNLCRQHVNVMHVTLMLKKLISVNTFYIYIISVFRFCFMGLVMINVSETFSDACFMFFYASGSVTQFYVLYACFQRLSEASSEITNEAFHEDWNQFNLPIKRMFLLMTMASNNIEIKLSLLDRFNLSLPSFMSVRHKYVLYSQQFVSSVF, from the exons ATGGACTTTCAAAATACAAATCTCTTTAACGTTCGGTTAAACTTGCTTTCGGGTAATCTATTACCAATGACCGACAAGTCAGACAAATCCTCATTTTCACTATTCTGGAAAGTGCTTAGTATTTTCCTGTGGTtactgatattattttatataatctcaTTAATTTTTGCCTACTTCTCAGTATCAAACGAGATAGAATTAAGCGATGGTTTAGATGGGTTATACGTTATGGAAGAAATTGGTTTTATAATCTGTTACTCACGAATTCTTGTGCAGAAAACACTGCTACAACAAATGATACAAAAACTGAATGAGGCTCTAAGTATTGAAGATGAAAACATGCGATGTATCGTAACAACGAATCTAAAACCGCTTAAAAATCCATTCAGATATTGTTTAGTAATTGGCGTCGGTTCTACTATCTTCTGGTGTTGCTCAACGCTCCCGTTAATTCTTGAAAGAAACACTTTCTACCACGCAGATTTCGTTACACCAGCTGCTTTTTCCAAAGAACCATTTTCTGTCGACGTTTTCGTGTTAGGCAATGTGATAATATTGGTCTGCAacatacacttttttttaaagataatcgGCGTGGATGTATATACAACACATTTGATATCATTAATAACGGCGCAATATCAGTATATTTCTTCAAGACTTGTATTGGCATTTCGAAATAAGAAACATCCGAATAACAGCAATTCTCGACAAGGTAATTCTAAAGTGGATTCTCTCACagcgaaagaaataaaaaatctatgtCGCCAACATGTCAATGTTATGca CGTAACGTTAATGTTGAAGAAACTGATATCTGTAAATaccttttacatatatataattagtgtTTTCCGATTCTGTTTTATGGGTCTCGTGATGATTAat GTATCCGAGACCTTTTCAGATGcatgttttatgtttttttacgCATCCGGTTCAGTAACACAATTCTACGTATTGTATGCTTGTTTCCAGAGATTATCGGAAGCA aGTTCAGAAATAACAAATGAAGCATTTCACGAAGATTGGAATCAATTCAATTTACCCATAAAACGTATGTTTTTATTGATGACAATGGCTAGTAATAATATTGAGATTAAACTTTCATTACTCGATAGATTCAACTTGTCTTTACCTTCATTCATGTCGGTAAGacataaatatgttttatatagtCAACAGTTTGTTTCATCAGTATTCTAA
- the LOC120359152 gene encoding uncharacterized protein LOC120359152 isoform X1 — protein MDFQNTNPFNVRLNLLSGNLLPMTDKSDKSSFSLFWKVHCIFVWLLKLVYMISIILAYSSVPNDTGLSDGFDGLFFIEEVGFAIDYLRILSQKKLVQQLIRKLNEALRIEDENMRRIVITSLKQIKNPFKYYLVTGACSIIFWCCMTLPLIFERNNFYHADYVTPAVFTKEPFSVGVFLLGNMMILVCNTYFFLKVISVDIYTAHLISLITAQYQYISSRLVLIFRNNKHPNNSSFRKGNSKVDFFTAKEINNLCRQHVNVMYITLMLKKLISVNIFFIYLINVFRFCFMGLIATKVAETYIEMCFAILYVSGSLTQFYVLCACFQRLSDASSEITNKAFHEDWNQFNLSIKRTFLLMTMASYNIEIKFSLFHKFNLSLPSFMSVLNQAYTVALLILRIS, from the exons ATGGACTTTCAAAACACAAATCCCTTTAACGTTCGGTTAAACTTGCTTTCGGGCAATCTGTTACCAATGACCGACAAGTCAGACAAATCCTCATTTTCACTATTCTGGAAAGTACATTGCATTTTCGTATGGTTACTGAAATTAGTTTATATGATCTCAATAATTCTTGCTTACTCTTCAGTACCAAACGACACAGGATTAAGCGATGGCTTTGATGGATTATTCTTTATAGAAGAAGTTGGTTTTGCAATCGATTACTTACGAATTCTTTCGCAAAAAAAACTGGTACAACAACTGATACGAAAACTGAACGAGGCTCTAAGGATTGAGGATGAGAACATGCGACGTATCGTAATAACGAGcctaaaacagattaaaaatcCATTCAAATACTATTTAGTGACTGGCGCATGTTCTATTATCTTCTGGTGTTGCATGACGCTCCcgttaatttttgaaagaaacaATTTCTACCACGCAGATTACGTTACACCAGCTGTTTTTACCAAAGAACCATTTTCTGTTGGCGTTTTCTTGCTAGGCAATATGATGATATTGGTCTGCaacacatacttttttttaaaggttaTCAGCGTGGACATATATACAGCACATTTGATATCATTAATAACGGCGCaatatcaatatatttcttCGAGACTTGTATTGatatttcgaaataataaacatCCGAATAATAGCAGTTTTCGAAAAGGTAATTCTAAAGTGGATTTCTTCAcagcaaaagaaataaataatttatgtcgtCAACATGTCAATGTTATGta CATAACGTTAATGTTGAAGAAACTGATCTcagtaaatatcttttttatatatttaattaacgttttcCGATTCTGTTTTATGGGTCTCATTGCGACCAAA GTAGCAGAGACTTACAtagaaatgtgttttgcgatTTTGTACGTATCTGGTTCATTAACACAATTCTACGTATTGTGTGCTTGTTTCCAAAGATTATCGGATGCA AGTTCAGAAATAACGAACAAAGCCTTTCACGAAGATTGGAATCAATTCAATTTATCCATAAAACGTACATTTTTATTGATGACAATGGCTAGTTACAACATAgagattaaattttcattattccaTAAATTCAACTTGTCTTTACCTTCATTCATGTCG gttTTAAACCAGGCATATACTGTCGCTCTTCTGATATTGAGAATCAGTTAA
- the LOC105202685 gene encoding uncharacterized protein LOC105202685 — translation MFAIIIPERCIYIKGSIFCSCNCSTDQCRPVLFANGNKADKTFNMLKLILIAIAVVAVSGVPVPEPEPAPEPAPAHGPVPPLVAPYPVVYTAPYVKVYPYHPVPLAYYNSYKWIHPGSAYVY, via the exons ATGTTCGCGATAATAATCCCGGAGAGATGTATCTATATAAAGGGATCGATTTTCTGTAGTTGCAATTGCAGTACCGATCAGTGTCGTCCTGTGTTGTTCGCTAACGGGAATAAAGCTGATAAAACGTTTAACATGTTGAAACTG ATACTGATTGCTATCGCGGTGGTAGCGGTCTCAGGCGTACCGGTACCGGAACCCGAACCGGCACCGGAACCGGCGCCGGCACATGGTCCCGTGCCGCCGCTGGTCGCCCCTTACCCGGTGGTCTACACGGCGCCTTACGTGAAGGTCTATCCGTATCACCCGGTTCCTTTGGCGTACTATAACAGCTACAAGTGGATCCACCCGGGCTCGGCGTACGTTTACTAA
- the LOC105202733 gene encoding uncharacterized protein LOC105202733 isoform X4, with translation MDFQNINLFNVRLNLLSGNLLPMIDKSSFSLFWKVHMTFVWLLQLVYFTSLILAYFSASNENELSDGSDGLYVIEAGGFIICYLRIFTQKTLLQQMIRKLNDALNIEDENMRRIVITNLKLIKNPFRYYFVISGCSSIFWCCSTLPLILERNTFYHADFVTPAVFSKEPFSVGVFLLGNMIILGSNIYFFLKIIGMDVYTAHLISLITAQYQYISSRLVLAFRNNKHPDNSNSREGNSEVDSLTAKEIKNLCRQHVNVIYITLMLKKLISVNFFLIYLFNVFRFCFLILMAIKISENFFEGFSVILYTSGIAAQFYVLCACVQRLSEASSEITNKAFHEDWNQFNLSIKRTFLLMTMASNNIEIKLSLLDRFNLSLPSFMSVLNQAYSIALLILKMS, from the exons ATGGACTTTCAAAACATAAATCTCTTTAACGTTCGGTTAAACTTGCTTTCGGGCAATCTGTTACCAATGATCGACAAATCCTCATTTTCACTATTTTGGAAAGTACACATGACTTTCGTGTGGTTGCTGCAATTAGTTTATTTCACCTCATTAATTCTTGCCTACTTCTCAGCATCAAACGAGAACGAATTAAGCGACGGCTCAGATGGATTATACGTTATAGAAGCAGGTGGTTTTATAATCTGTTACTTACGAATTTTTACGCAGAAAACACTGCTACAACAAATGATACGAAAACTGAACGATGCTTTAAATATTGAGGATGAGAACATGCGACGTATCGTAATAACGAATCTAAAGCTGATTAAAAATCCATTCAGATATTACTTCGTGATTAGCGGATGTTCTTCTATCTTCTGGTGTTGCTCAACGCTCCCGTTAATTCTTGAAAGAAACACTTTCTATCACGCAGATTTCGTTACACCAGCTGTTTTTTCCAAAGAACCATTTTCTGTCGGCGTTTTCCTGTTAGGCAATATGATAATATTGGGCAGcaacatatacttttttttaaagataatcgGCATGGATGTATATACAGCACATTTGATATCATTAATAACGGCGCaatatcaatatatttcttCAAGACTTGTATTAgcatttcgaaataataaacatCCGGATAACAGCAATTCTCGAGAAGGTAATTCTGAAGTGGATTCTCTCACagcgaaagaaataaaaaatctatgtCGCCAACATGTCAATGTTATata CATAACGCTaatgttgaagaaattaatatctgtaaatttctttttgatatatttatttaacgttttccGATTCTGTTTTCTGATTCTCATGGCGATTAAA ATATCAGAGAATTTCTTTGAAGGATTTTCCGTGATTTTGTACACATCTGGTATAGCAGCACAATTCTACGTATTGTGTGCTTGTGTCCAGAGATTATCGGAAGCA AGTTCAGAAATAACGAATAAAGCATTTCACGAAGATTGGAATCAATTCAATTTATCCATAAAACGTACGTTTTTATTGATGACAATGGCTAGTAATAATATTGAGATTAAACTTTCATTACTCGATAGATTCAACTTGTCTTTACCTTCATTCATGTCG gtTTTAAATCAGGCATACTCTATCGCTCTTCTGATATTGAAAATGAGTTAA
- the LOC120359152 gene encoding uncharacterized protein LOC120359152 isoform X2 has product MDFQNTNPFNVRLNLLSGNLLPMTDKSDKSSFSLFWKVHCIFVWLLKLVYMISIILAYSSVPNDTGLSDGFDGLFFIEEVGFAIDYLRILSQKKLVQQLIRKLNEALRIEDENMRRIVITSLKQIKNPFKYYLVTGACSIIFWCCMTLPLIFERNNFYHADYVTPAVFTKEPFSVGVFLLGNMMILVCNTYFFLKVISVDIYTAHLISLITAQYQYISSRLVLIFRNNKHPNNSSFRKGNSKVDFFTAKEINNLCRQHVNVMYITLMLKKLISVNIFFIYLINVFRFCFMGLIATKVAETYIEMCFAILYVSGSLTQFYVLCACFQRLSDAVRFVICRYC; this is encoded by the exons ATGGACTTTCAAAACACAAATCCCTTTAACGTTCGGTTAAACTTGCTTTCGGGCAATCTGTTACCAATGACCGACAAGTCAGACAAATCCTCATTTTCACTATTCTGGAAAGTACATTGCATTTTCGTATGGTTACTGAAATTAGTTTATATGATCTCAATAATTCTTGCTTACTCTTCAGTACCAAACGACACAGGATTAAGCGATGGCTTTGATGGATTATTCTTTATAGAAGAAGTTGGTTTTGCAATCGATTACTTACGAATTCTTTCGCAAAAAAAACTGGTACAACAACTGATACGAAAACTGAACGAGGCTCTAAGGATTGAGGATGAGAACATGCGACGTATCGTAATAACGAGcctaaaacagattaaaaatcCATTCAAATACTATTTAGTGACTGGCGCATGTTCTATTATCTTCTGGTGTTGCATGACGCTCCcgttaatttttgaaagaaacaATTTCTACCACGCAGATTACGTTACACCAGCTGTTTTTACCAAAGAACCATTTTCTGTTGGCGTTTTCTTGCTAGGCAATATGATGATATTGGTCTGCaacacatacttttttttaaaggttaTCAGCGTGGACATATATACAGCACATTTGATATCATTAATAACGGCGCaatatcaatatatttcttCGAGACTTGTATTGatatttcgaaataataaacatCCGAATAATAGCAGTTTTCGAAAAGGTAATTCTAAAGTGGATTTCTTCAcagcaaaagaaataaataatttatgtcgtCAACATGTCAATGTTATGta CATAACGTTAATGTTGAAGAAACTGATCTcagtaaatatcttttttatatatttaattaacgttttcCGATTCTGTTTTATGGGTCTCATTGCGACCAAA GTAGCAGAGACTTACAtagaaatgtgttttgcgatTTTGTACGTATCTGGTTCATTAACACAATTCTACGTATTGTGTGCTTGTTTCCAAAGATTATCGGATGCAGTAAGATTTGTCATATGTCGTTATTGTTAG
- the LOC120359107 gene encoding uncharacterized protein LOC120359107 gives MSPIYMHLFLEYVFLQVIALFHICTSYCAFNILLCLLNLHITAQFKLLERKLVTILEKVKQPGTLSWLDEIQRHEVYEKIKQYIISNQELIWYCDKMKQNFMYLCLCQLLASRIMLCLARFQVFLVSTLTRSGVEEQEKKGDASRNPFTSYLRHSLIFSIVFACLLEKAEDLTFLKRVNFITHMNSDFMELFMIMLTANDLINKSRAIGDAAYNAN, from the exons ATGTCACCGATTTACATGCATTTATTTTTAGAGTATGTGTTTTTACAGGTTATAGCGCTCTTTCACATATGCACAAGTTACTGCGCTTTCAATATTCTCTTATGCTTACTAAACCTGCACATTACCGCTCAGTTTAAGCTTCTCGAACGTAAGCTGGTAACCATCCTCGAGAAAGTCAAACAGCCCGGTACCCTAAGCTGGCTCGATGAAATACAAAGACATGAAGTATACGAAAAGATCAAACAATACATCATATCAAATCAAGAATTGATCTGGTACTGTGATAAGatgaaacaaaatttcatgTACTTGTGCCTTTGTCAGCTGTTAGCCTCTAGAATTATGCTTTGCCTCGCGAGATTTCAGGTGTTTTTAGTAAGTACACTTACGCGTAGTGGTGTCGAAGAACAAGAAAAAAAGGGAGACGCGTCTCGGAATCCTTTCACAT CTTATCTGCGTCATTCGCTGATCTTCTCTATCGTATTTGCATGTTTGTTGGAAAAAGCCGAAGATCTGACTTTTCTCAAACGAGTCAACTTCATTACCCATATGAACTCCGATTTCATGGAACTGTTCATGATCATGCTGACGGCGAATGATTTAATAAACAAGAGTCGCGCGATTGGAGACGCGGCGTACAATGCCAATTAG
- the LOC105202686 gene encoding uncharacterized protein LOC105202686 translates to MPECRKRSSLLSSISGLDVVNALEDVSALTFEKVEVDREEGRGFRPWLRLYETNLHSVADISRDFSPVRMSIPHLPCNIHVHSRTHTRNPCRCTCRRVRYRLVYLTAGYLTIPSVLTQFSRSTRGVASALLANRWDDQTSIAETIGSRDHPTMPRDRLTQLTGVYRHTDTSGHVMKFMAIFKNPARYIRLPSHRNNHKFTYFREVTSNPQPINMFKLAVFAAVLAVAFAAPGGLTGVAVNLDHGGPILAPRVLAAAPVVSAHVIAQPIAPIVHSPPVVTKTVLTGHGIGLGGLALHG, encoded by the exons ATGCCTGAATGCAGGAAACGGAGCTCGTTGCTAAGCTCCATTTCGGGACTTGACGTTGTAAACGCCCTCGAAGACGTATCTGCATTGACGTTTGAAAAAGTAGAAGTAGACCGTGAAGAAGGTCGCGGGTTTAGACCTTGGCTGCGTCTTTATGAAACGAATTTGCATTCGGTGGCGGACATCAGTCGCGATTTTTCTCCCGTACGCATGAGTATCCCGCACTTACCCTGCAACATTCACGTACACTCACGGACACACACGCGCAATCCATGCCGTTGCACGTGTCGTCGTGTCAGGTATCGGCTGGTGTACCTGACGGCCGGTTACCTTACAATACCGAGTGTCTTAACCCAATTCTCGCGATCGACGCGAGGGGTTGCAAGCGCATTATTGGCGAACCGGTGGGACGATCAGACCAGTATCGCGGAGACGATTGGCTCACGCGACCACCCCACCATGCCCAGAGATCGGCTGACTCAACTGACCGGCGTATATCGTCATACAGATACCTCGGGTCACGTGATGAAATTTATggcgatttttaaaaatcccgCGCGGTATATAAGGCTCCCGAGTCACCGAAACAACCATAAGTTCACTTACTTCCGAGAAGTAACGAGCAATCCTCAACCAATCAACATGTTCAAGTTG GCTGTCTTCGCTGCCGTCCTGGCTGTCGCCTTTGCCGCCCCCGGTGGTCTCACCGGCGTTGCCGTCAATCTCGACCACGGCGGTCCAATCCTTGCCCCGCGAGTCTTGGCTGCTGCCCCGGTGGTCTCCGCGCACGTGATTGCCCAGCCCATTGCTCCCATTGTCCACAGCCCTCCTGTCGTCACCAAGACCGTTTTGACCGGACACGGTATCGGACTCGGCGGTCTCGCTCTGCATGGTTAG
- the LOC105202733 gene encoding uncharacterized protein LOC105202733 isoform X3, with translation MDFQNTNLFNVRLNLLSGNLLPMTDKSDKSSFSLFWKVLSIFLWLLILFYIISLIFAYFSVSNEIELSDGLDGLYVMEEIGFIICYSRILVQKTLLQQMIQKLNEALSIEDENMRCIVTTNLKPLKNPFRYCLVIGVGSTIFWCCSTLPLILERNTFYHADFVTPAAFSKEPFSVDVFVLGNVIILVCNIHFFLKIIGVDVYTTHLISLITAQYQYISSRLVLAFRNKKHPNNSNSRQGNSKVDSLTAKEIKNLCRQHVNVMHVTLMLKKLISVNTFYIYIISVFRFCFMGLVMINVSETFSDACFMFFYASGSVTQFYVLYACFQRLSEASSEITNEAFHEDWNQFNLPIKRMFLLMTMASNNIEIKLSLLDRFNLSLPSFMSVLNQAYSIALLILKIS, from the exons ATGGACTTTCAAAATACAAATCTCTTTAACGTTCGGTTAAACTTGCTTTCGGGTAATCTATTACCAATGACCGACAAGTCAGACAAATCCTCATTTTCACTATTCTGGAAAGTGCTTAGTATTTTCCTGTGGTtactgatattattttatataatctcaTTAATTTTTGCCTACTTCTCAGTATCAAACGAGATAGAATTAAGCGATGGTTTAGATGGGTTATACGTTATGGAAGAAATTGGTTTTATAATCTGTTACTCACGAATTCTTGTGCAGAAAACACTGCTACAACAAATGATACAAAAACTGAATGAGGCTCTAAGTATTGAAGATGAAAACATGCGATGTATCGTAACAACGAATCTAAAACCGCTTAAAAATCCATTCAGATATTGTTTAGTAATTGGCGTCGGTTCTACTATCTTCTGGTGTTGCTCAACGCTCCCGTTAATTCTTGAAAGAAACACTTTCTACCACGCAGATTTCGTTACACCAGCTGCTTTTTCCAAAGAACCATTTTCTGTCGACGTTTTCGTGTTAGGCAATGTGATAATATTGGTCTGCAacatacacttttttttaaagataatcgGCGTGGATGTATATACAACACATTTGATATCATTAATAACGGCGCAATATCAGTATATTTCTTCAAGACTTGTATTGGCATTTCGAAATAAGAAACATCCGAATAACAGCAATTCTCGACAAGGTAATTCTAAAGTGGATTCTCTCACagcgaaagaaataaaaaatctatgtCGCCAACATGTCAATGTTATGca CGTAACGTTAATGTTGAAGAAACTGATATCTGTAAATaccttttacatatatataattagtgtTTTCCGATTCTGTTTTATGGGTCTCGTGATGATTAat GTATCCGAGACCTTTTCAGATGcatgttttatgtttttttacgCATCCGGTTCAGTAACACAATTCTACGTATTGTATGCTTGTTTCCAGAGATTATCGGAAGCA aGTTCAGAAATAACAAATGAAGCATTTCACGAAGATTGGAATCAATTCAATTTACCCATAAAACGTATGTTTTTATTGATGACAATGGCTAGTAATAATATTGAGATTAAACTTTCATTACTCGATAGATTCAACTTGTCTTTACCTTCATTCATGTCG gtTTTAAACCAGGCATATTCTATCGCTCTTCTGATATTGAAAATAagttaa
- the LOC105202733 gene encoding uncharacterized protein LOC105202733 isoform X1, with product MSMLCKQLLHIIKRDTGLMDFQNINLFNVRLNLLSGNLLPMIDKSSFSLFWKVHMTFVWLLQLVYFTSLILAYFSASNENELSDGSDGLYVIEAGGFIICYLRIFTQKTLLQQMIRKLNDALNIEDENMRRIVITNLKLIKNPFRYYFVISGCSSIFWCCSTLPLILERNTFYHADFVTPAVFSKEPFSVGVFLLGNMIILGSNIYFFLKIIGMDVYTAHLISLITAQYQYISSRLVLAFRNNKHPDNSNSREGNSEVDSLTAKEIKNLCRQHVNVIYITLMLKKLISVNFFLIYLFNVFRFCFLILMAIKISENFFEGFSVILYTSGIAAQFYVLCACVQRLSEASSEITNKAFHEDWNQFNLSIKRTFLLMTMASNNIEIKLSLLDRFNLSLPSFMSVLNQAYSIALLILKMS from the exons ATGTCAATGTTATGca aacaacTTCTACATATTATAAAGAGGGATACCGGATTAATGGACTTTCAAAACATAAATCTCTTTAACGTTCGGTTAAACTTGCTTTCGGGCAATCTGTTACCAATGATCGACAAATCCTCATTTTCACTATTTTGGAAAGTACACATGACTTTCGTGTGGTTGCTGCAATTAGTTTATTTCACCTCATTAATTCTTGCCTACTTCTCAGCATCAAACGAGAACGAATTAAGCGACGGCTCAGATGGATTATACGTTATAGAAGCAGGTGGTTTTATAATCTGTTACTTACGAATTTTTACGCAGAAAACACTGCTACAACAAATGATACGAAAACTGAACGATGCTTTAAATATTGAGGATGAGAACATGCGACGTATCGTAATAACGAATCTAAAGCTGATTAAAAATCCATTCAGATATTACTTCGTGATTAGCGGATGTTCTTCTATCTTCTGGTGTTGCTCAACGCTCCCGTTAATTCTTGAAAGAAACACTTTCTATCACGCAGATTTCGTTACACCAGCTGTTTTTTCCAAAGAACCATTTTCTGTCGGCGTTTTCCTGTTAGGCAATATGATAATATTGGGCAGcaacatatacttttttttaaagataatcgGCATGGATGTATATACAGCACATTTGATATCATTAATAACGGCGCaatatcaatatatttcttCAAGACTTGTATTAgcatttcgaaataataaacatCCGGATAACAGCAATTCTCGAGAAGGTAATTCTGAAGTGGATTCTCTCACagcgaaagaaataaaaaatctatgtCGCCAACATGTCAATGTTATata CATAACGCTaatgttgaagaaattaatatctgtaaatttctttttgatatatttatttaacgttttccGATTCTGTTTTCTGATTCTCATGGCGATTAAA ATATCAGAGAATTTCTTTGAAGGATTTTCCGTGATTTTGTACACATCTGGTATAGCAGCACAATTCTACGTATTGTGTGCTTGTGTCCAGAGATTATCGGAAGCA AGTTCAGAAATAACGAATAAAGCATTTCACGAAGATTGGAATCAATTCAATTTATCCATAAAACGTACGTTTTTATTGATGACAATGGCTAGTAATAATATTGAGATTAAACTTTCATTACTCGATAGATTCAACTTGTCTTTACCTTCATTCATGTCG gtTTTAAATCAGGCATACTCTATCGCTCTTCTGATATTGAAAATGAGTTAA